From Clarias gariepinus isolate MV-2021 ecotype Netherlands chromosome 2, CGAR_prim_01v2, whole genome shotgun sequence, one genomic window encodes:
- the pclaf gene encoding PCNA-associated factor, whose translation MVRTKADSVPASYRKAVAASAPRKSLGASSSGNSSGSSSQASTPGKSKYAGGNPVCPRPTPKWQKGIGDFFGGPSRKPEKENVHPVSDDEEAGGSGMSKAPRKSKPLPDEDDE comes from the exons ATGGTCAGGACGAAAGCCGATAGTGTTCCTGCTAGCTACAGAAAAG CTGTCGCTGCTTCTGCACCCAGGAAGTCCCTTGGCGCCTCCAGTTCAGGGAACTCCTCAGGCAGCAGCTCTCAGGCCTCCACACCCG GAAAGAGTAAGTACGCTGGTGGAAACCCTGTCTGTCCACGTCCGACCCCGAAATGGCAGAAAGGCATCGGTGACTTCTTTGGGGGTCCGAGCAGGAAGCCGGAGAAGGAGAATGTGCACCCTGTTTCTGATGATGAGGAGGCTGGAGGCAGTGGCATGTCCAAAGCACCCAGGAA GTCCAAACCCCTTCCAGATGAGGATGATGAATAG
- the mov10l1 gene encoding RNA helicase Mov10l1 isoform X2: MLCAAKFLLSKLISPLWREVQEEEDGLYYSTGMEEIRRMQGGVVTQLCQDYGLIDHSVYFTAAVVLGGVPLRVGDAVNALAVRDGAHGGWRALRVERQLDTWDGDGASLEADANKLRCLIGTVTSYDNDGGHINQTTYFPRSALCEGFEPMKGDWVKAEYSISTEWTSQVRTVAPLRYQRIDQACVSTVFGSGGVVGDGVFFSLDSLLLPAGYKPTRGDVVSVVVVESNQSLYCWRALCMSPINKLSVNGSVMVLPEAEIQKLQENKAGLVVSEETQFGSLLLGESKELPIFLHNTGSETHELKCCEFAGWDSEEQFSFGPKPHYANANILSKPNLQQAMPANPHMSFIRAPGSGLITRRGCYLLRNPSFVHVEKNGERHKNSVELDVDDKVADDGEKNAEEATNLRAIERNLKILPGEQVSITVGCQAKNLGRCAELLLMHFSSFTIGRRLEVDVSSVEEKLLKPSAPYCPAAMLSQPPPAQTPGHVVTVMPPAPPVRLVRRHLPNFLGNYPVPQALRDCVEASSDVLVVQPALGEPLCPSSMLPRFSALLWLEELQAERELREFNITGAILKKGAGYLHLEVPGLSEGRPSLFTGDKLVLKKPCNGGFSLEYIAYVIEISEEDLSLRVNTDLLNSYLGEPLDVEFTYNRLTMKRCHSALEQAKHFGENVLFPRYLQLQSPLWTGAWEPETSPKQDGDKTTQEDEKDGEKPSESSRKPSSLTMDMVSVATQTKTDLCTKPKPIPDPGRFFNCNLNPAQKEAVKRILRGECRPTPYVLFGPPGTGKTITLIEAILQVYYRLPGSRILVCTPSNSAADLICILLHESGYLQGASLARVNATCRMEEFIPEVLKPYSHAGEDVRNASFHRIVVSTLSSAGMFYQIGLRVGHFTHVFLDEAGQATEPESLIPLGLVFEKTGQIVLAGDPKQLGPVVKSKLAEAFGLGVSLLERLMATQLYSCTEKGYNPLLVTKLVYNYRSHEVLLELPSRLFYGGELCVRSQRAVVDSLCHWSRLPTKGFPLIFHGVRGTEMREGSNPSWFNPGEAVQAMFYCCQLAKKLYKPIPVTDIGIIAPYKKQVEKIRLLLHRVGLADIKVGSVEEFQGQEFLVIILSTVRSNEELPSNDLQNALGFLSNPKRFNVAITRPKALLIIIGNPHVLIKDPCFHALLQYAYENGAFLGCDPPVSLQADERAASKDRE; this comes from the exons ATGCTGTGTGCTGCAAAGTTCCTCCTCTCCAAACTGATCTCTCCACTCTGGAGGGAAGTGCAGGAAGAAGAGGATGGTTTGTATTACAGCACAG gTATGGAGGAGATACGGCGAATGCAAGGAGGTGTGGTCACTCAGCTATGTCAGGATTATGGCCTGATTGACCATTCTGTATACTTTACCGCTGCAGTTGTGCTGGGAGGAGTTCCCTTGCGCGTGGGTGATGCTGTTAACGCTCTGGCTGTTCGAGACGGAGCCCATGGGGGGTGGAGGGCATTAAGG GTGGAGCGACAGCTGGATACATGGGACGGAGATGGCGCCTCACTTGAAGCAGATGCTAATAAGCTCCGGTGTCTGATTGGAACAGTAACATCATATGATAATGATGGTGGCCATATAAATCAGACAACATATTTTCCCAGATCTGCTCTGTGTGAAG GTTTTGAGCCTATGAAAGGAGACTGGGTAAAGGCAGAGTACTCCATTAGCACTGAGTGGACCAGCCAGGTTCGAACTGTTGCCCCACTAAGATACCAGCGCATAGACCAA GCGTGTGTGTCCACTGTGTTTGGCAGTGGTGGGGTTGTGGGAGACGGCGTGTTTTTTAGTTTGGATTCTCTACTGTTGCCTGCTGGGTACAAGCCCACACGAGGAGATGTAGTGAGTGTTGTGGTGGTGGAGAGCAATCAGTCGTTGTATTGCTGGAGAGCCCTTTGTATGTCCCCCATTAATAAACTCAG tgTGAATGGGTCAGTGATGGTCTTGCCAGAGGCTGAAATCCAGAAACTGCAGGAAAATAAGGCAGGACTGGTAGTCAGTGAGGAAACACAGTTTGGATCGTTGTTGCTGGGAGAGAGTAAAGAGCTGCCCATCTTTCTTCA CAATACTGGTTCAGAGACCCATGAACTGAAGTGCTGTGAATTTGCTGGCTGGGACTCTGAGGAGCAGTTTTCGTTTGGACCAAAGCCTCATTATGCCAACGCTAACATTCTATCAAAACCCAACCTTCAACAAGCCATGCCTGCTAACCCCCACATGAGCTTCATCAGAGCACCAGGCAGCGGCCTTATAACAAGGCGTGGCTGCTATTTGTTGCGCAATCCTTCCTTTGTGCATGTGGAGAAAAATGGGGAAAGACATAAAAACAGTGTTGAGTTAGATGTTGATGACAAGGTTGCAGATGATGGAGAGAAGAATGCTGAGGAGGCAACAAATCTGCGGGCAATAGAGAGAAATCTAAAAATATTACCTGGAGAGCAGGTGTCAATCACTGTAGGGTGCCAGGctaa GAACCTCGGCCGCTGTGCAGAGCTGCTGTTGATGCACTTCTCCTCGTTTACCATCGGGCGGCGCTTGGAGGTTGATGTGAGCAGCGTGGAGGAGAAGTTGTTGAAGCCCAGTGCCCCCTACTGTCCAGCAGCCATGTTATCACAACCACCACCAGCACAGACCCCTGGTCATGTGGTCACTGTCATGCCTCCCGCACCTCCAGTCAG ACTAGTGAGACGGCATCTACCTAATTTCCTGGGGAACTATCCAGTGCCACAGGCTTTGAGAGATTGTGTGGAGGCTAGCAGCGATGTGCTCGTAGTTCAGCCTGCTCTTggggag ccattgtGTCCTTCCTCTATGTTGCCTCGGTTCTCTGCCTTGCTTTGGCTGGAGGAACTGCAGGCTGAAAGAGAGCTCAGAGAGTTCAATATTACTGGTGCCATTTTAAAAAAGGGGGCAGGGTACCTCCACCTGGAGGTACCTGGATTAAGTGAAGGAAGGCCTAGTCTTTTCACAG GAGATAAACTTGTTCTGAAGAAGCCATGCAATGGAGGGTTTAGTCTGGAGTATATCGCTTATGTGATTGAG ATCAGTGAGGAAGATTTAAGTTTGCGGGTGAACACAGATTTATTGAATAGCTACCTGGGGGAGCCTCTGGATGTAGAGTTTACATACAACAG GTTGACTATGAAAAGATGCCACAGTGCTCTGGAACAGGCTAAGCACTTTGGAGAAAATG TGCTGTTTCCTAGATATTTGCAGCTGCAGAGCCCCTTGTGGACAGGTGCTTGGGAGCCTGAAACATCACCTAAACAGGATGGTGACAAAACAACCCAAGAAGATGAAAAG GATGGAGAAAAACCCAGTGAGAGCAGTAGAAAGCCATCTTCCCTTACTATGGACATGGTCTCTGTGGCAACACAGACAAAAACAG ATTTGTGCACAAAGCCTAAACCCATCCCAGACCCAGGGAGATTCTTTAACTGTAACCTAAACCCTGCTCAGAAGGAGGCAGTCAAACGCATTCTCAGGGGAGAGTGTCGCCCCACTCCATATGTCCTCTTTGGCCCTCCAGGCACAGGCAAAACCATCACACTCATCGAAGCCATACTGCAG GTGTACTACCGTTTGCCAGGGAGTCGTATTTTGGTATGCACTCCTTCTAACAGTGCTGCAGATCTCATCTGTATCCTCCTGCATGAGAGTGGCTACCTGCAGGGTGCCAGCCTGGCACGGGTCAATGCCACCTGTAGGATGGAGGAG TTTATCCCTGAGGTGTTAAAACCGTACTCTCATGCTGGAGAGGATGTACGAAATGCTTCTTTCCACCGAATTGTTGtcagcaccctgtccagtgctGGCATGTTTTACCAAATAGGCTTACG TGTTGGCCATTTTACCCACGTGTTTTTGGATGAGGCTGGTCAAGCTACTGAGCCTGAGTCTCTGATTCCTCTTGGACTTGTGTTTGAGAAGACGGGCCAG ATCGTCCTGGCTGGAGACCCAAAGCAGCTGGGTCCTGTAGTGAAGTCTAAACTAGCTGAAGCTTTTGGATTGGGAGTGTCCTTGCTTGAGAGACTGATGGCCACCCAACTGTATTCTTGCACTGAGAAGGGCTACAACCCGTTACTG GTGACTAAGCTGGTATATAACTACCGCTCCCATGAGGTGTTGCTGGAGCTACCGTCCCGGCTGTTTTACGGTGGTGAGCTGTGTGTACGCTCCCAGAGAGCTGTCGTCGACTCCCTGTGTCACTGGAGCCGCCTTCCTACCAAGGGGTTTCCTCTCATCTTTCACGGAGTCCGG GGCACAGAGATGAGGGAGGGCAGCAACCCATCCTGGTTTAACCCTGGAGAAGCAGTGCAGGCCATGTTTTACTGCTGCCAGCTGGCAAAAAAACTCTACAAGCCCATACCAGTTACAGACATTGGCATCATTGCACCTTACAAAAAACAG GTGGAAAAAATTCGACTGCTGTTGCACAGGGTTGGGCTTGCTGATATTAAGGTTGGCTCAGTTGAGGAATTCCAGGGACAGGAGTTCTTGGTCATTATCCTCTCTACG GTTCGTTCCAATGAAGAGCTACCAAGCAATGATCTGCAGAATGCCCTGGGATTTCTGTCCAACCCCAAGCGCTTCAATGTGGCCATCACACGCCCAAAAGCTCTTCTCATCATCATTGGCAACCCACACGTGCTAATcaag gacccatgttttcatgcaCTGCTGCAGTATGCATATGAGAATGGTGCTTTCCTTGGCTGTGACCCTCCTGTCTCCCTCCAAGCTGATGAGAG ggCTGCTTCAAAAGATAGGGAATAG
- the mov10l1 gene encoding RNA helicase Mov10l1 isoform X1, producing the protein MLCAAKFLLSKLISPLWREVQEEEDGLYYSTGMEEIRRMQGGVVTQLCQDYGLIDHSVYFTAAVVLGGVPLRVGDAVNALAVRDGAHGGWRALRVERQLDTWDGDGASLEADANKLRCLIGTVTSYDNDGGHINQTTYFPRSALCEGFEPMKGDWVKAEYSISTEWTSQVRTVAPLRYQRIDQVSSNACVSTVFGSGGVVGDGVFFSLDSLLLPAGYKPTRGDVVSVVVVESNQSLYCWRALCMSPINKLSVNGSVMVLPEAEIQKLQENKAGLVVSEETQFGSLLLGESKELPIFLHNTGSETHELKCCEFAGWDSEEQFSFGPKPHYANANILSKPNLQQAMPANPHMSFIRAPGSGLITRRGCYLLRNPSFVHVEKNGERHKNSVELDVDDKVADDGEKNAEEATNLRAIERNLKILPGEQVSITVGCQAKNLGRCAELLLMHFSSFTIGRRLEVDVSSVEEKLLKPSAPYCPAAMLSQPPPAQTPGHVVTVMPPAPPVRLVRRHLPNFLGNYPVPQALRDCVEASSDVLVVQPALGEPLCPSSMLPRFSALLWLEELQAERELREFNITGAILKKGAGYLHLEVPGLSEGRPSLFTGDKLVLKKPCNGGFSLEYIAYVIEISEEDLSLRVNTDLLNSYLGEPLDVEFTYNRLTMKRCHSALEQAKHFGENVLFPRYLQLQSPLWTGAWEPETSPKQDGDKTTQEDEKDGEKPSESSRKPSSLTMDMVSVATQTKTDLCTKPKPIPDPGRFFNCNLNPAQKEAVKRILRGECRPTPYVLFGPPGTGKTITLIEAILQVYYRLPGSRILVCTPSNSAADLICILLHESGYLQGASLARVNATCRMEEFIPEVLKPYSHAGEDVRNASFHRIVVSTLSSAGMFYQIGLRVGHFTHVFLDEAGQATEPESLIPLGLVFEKTGQIVLAGDPKQLGPVVKSKLAEAFGLGVSLLERLMATQLYSCTEKGYNPLLVTKLVYNYRSHEVLLELPSRLFYGGELCVRSQRAVVDSLCHWSRLPTKGFPLIFHGVRGTEMREGSNPSWFNPGEAVQAMFYCCQLAKKLYKPIPVTDIGIIAPYKKQVEKIRLLLHRVGLADIKVGSVEEFQGQEFLVIILSTVRSNEELPSNDLQNALGFLSNPKRFNVAITRPKALLIIIGNPHVLIKDPCFHALLQYAYENGAFLGCDPPVSLQADERAASKDRE; encoded by the exons ATGCTGTGTGCTGCAAAGTTCCTCCTCTCCAAACTGATCTCTCCACTCTGGAGGGAAGTGCAGGAAGAAGAGGATGGTTTGTATTACAGCACAG gTATGGAGGAGATACGGCGAATGCAAGGAGGTGTGGTCACTCAGCTATGTCAGGATTATGGCCTGATTGACCATTCTGTATACTTTACCGCTGCAGTTGTGCTGGGAGGAGTTCCCTTGCGCGTGGGTGATGCTGTTAACGCTCTGGCTGTTCGAGACGGAGCCCATGGGGGGTGGAGGGCATTAAGG GTGGAGCGACAGCTGGATACATGGGACGGAGATGGCGCCTCACTTGAAGCAGATGCTAATAAGCTCCGGTGTCTGATTGGAACAGTAACATCATATGATAATGATGGTGGCCATATAAATCAGACAACATATTTTCCCAGATCTGCTCTGTGTGAAG GTTTTGAGCCTATGAAAGGAGACTGGGTAAAGGCAGAGTACTCCATTAGCACTGAGTGGACCAGCCAGGTTCGAACTGTTGCCCCACTAAGATACCAGCGCATAGACCAAGTCAGTTcaaat GCGTGTGTGTCCACTGTGTTTGGCAGTGGTGGGGTTGTGGGAGACGGCGTGTTTTTTAGTTTGGATTCTCTACTGTTGCCTGCTGGGTACAAGCCCACACGAGGAGATGTAGTGAGTGTTGTGGTGGTGGAGAGCAATCAGTCGTTGTATTGCTGGAGAGCCCTTTGTATGTCCCCCATTAATAAACTCAG tgTGAATGGGTCAGTGATGGTCTTGCCAGAGGCTGAAATCCAGAAACTGCAGGAAAATAAGGCAGGACTGGTAGTCAGTGAGGAAACACAGTTTGGATCGTTGTTGCTGGGAGAGAGTAAAGAGCTGCCCATCTTTCTTCA CAATACTGGTTCAGAGACCCATGAACTGAAGTGCTGTGAATTTGCTGGCTGGGACTCTGAGGAGCAGTTTTCGTTTGGACCAAAGCCTCATTATGCCAACGCTAACATTCTATCAAAACCCAACCTTCAACAAGCCATGCCTGCTAACCCCCACATGAGCTTCATCAGAGCACCAGGCAGCGGCCTTATAACAAGGCGTGGCTGCTATTTGTTGCGCAATCCTTCCTTTGTGCATGTGGAGAAAAATGGGGAAAGACATAAAAACAGTGTTGAGTTAGATGTTGATGACAAGGTTGCAGATGATGGAGAGAAGAATGCTGAGGAGGCAACAAATCTGCGGGCAATAGAGAGAAATCTAAAAATATTACCTGGAGAGCAGGTGTCAATCACTGTAGGGTGCCAGGctaa GAACCTCGGCCGCTGTGCAGAGCTGCTGTTGATGCACTTCTCCTCGTTTACCATCGGGCGGCGCTTGGAGGTTGATGTGAGCAGCGTGGAGGAGAAGTTGTTGAAGCCCAGTGCCCCCTACTGTCCAGCAGCCATGTTATCACAACCACCACCAGCACAGACCCCTGGTCATGTGGTCACTGTCATGCCTCCCGCACCTCCAGTCAG ACTAGTGAGACGGCATCTACCTAATTTCCTGGGGAACTATCCAGTGCCACAGGCTTTGAGAGATTGTGTGGAGGCTAGCAGCGATGTGCTCGTAGTTCAGCCTGCTCTTggggag ccattgtGTCCTTCCTCTATGTTGCCTCGGTTCTCTGCCTTGCTTTGGCTGGAGGAACTGCAGGCTGAAAGAGAGCTCAGAGAGTTCAATATTACTGGTGCCATTTTAAAAAAGGGGGCAGGGTACCTCCACCTGGAGGTACCTGGATTAAGTGAAGGAAGGCCTAGTCTTTTCACAG GAGATAAACTTGTTCTGAAGAAGCCATGCAATGGAGGGTTTAGTCTGGAGTATATCGCTTATGTGATTGAG ATCAGTGAGGAAGATTTAAGTTTGCGGGTGAACACAGATTTATTGAATAGCTACCTGGGGGAGCCTCTGGATGTAGAGTTTACATACAACAG GTTGACTATGAAAAGATGCCACAGTGCTCTGGAACAGGCTAAGCACTTTGGAGAAAATG TGCTGTTTCCTAGATATTTGCAGCTGCAGAGCCCCTTGTGGACAGGTGCTTGGGAGCCTGAAACATCACCTAAACAGGATGGTGACAAAACAACCCAAGAAGATGAAAAG GATGGAGAAAAACCCAGTGAGAGCAGTAGAAAGCCATCTTCCCTTACTATGGACATGGTCTCTGTGGCAACACAGACAAAAACAG ATTTGTGCACAAAGCCTAAACCCATCCCAGACCCAGGGAGATTCTTTAACTGTAACCTAAACCCTGCTCAGAAGGAGGCAGTCAAACGCATTCTCAGGGGAGAGTGTCGCCCCACTCCATATGTCCTCTTTGGCCCTCCAGGCACAGGCAAAACCATCACACTCATCGAAGCCATACTGCAG GTGTACTACCGTTTGCCAGGGAGTCGTATTTTGGTATGCACTCCTTCTAACAGTGCTGCAGATCTCATCTGTATCCTCCTGCATGAGAGTGGCTACCTGCAGGGTGCCAGCCTGGCACGGGTCAATGCCACCTGTAGGATGGAGGAG TTTATCCCTGAGGTGTTAAAACCGTACTCTCATGCTGGAGAGGATGTACGAAATGCTTCTTTCCACCGAATTGTTGtcagcaccctgtccagtgctGGCATGTTTTACCAAATAGGCTTACG TGTTGGCCATTTTACCCACGTGTTTTTGGATGAGGCTGGTCAAGCTACTGAGCCTGAGTCTCTGATTCCTCTTGGACTTGTGTTTGAGAAGACGGGCCAG ATCGTCCTGGCTGGAGACCCAAAGCAGCTGGGTCCTGTAGTGAAGTCTAAACTAGCTGAAGCTTTTGGATTGGGAGTGTCCTTGCTTGAGAGACTGATGGCCACCCAACTGTATTCTTGCACTGAGAAGGGCTACAACCCGTTACTG GTGACTAAGCTGGTATATAACTACCGCTCCCATGAGGTGTTGCTGGAGCTACCGTCCCGGCTGTTTTACGGTGGTGAGCTGTGTGTACGCTCCCAGAGAGCTGTCGTCGACTCCCTGTGTCACTGGAGCCGCCTTCCTACCAAGGGGTTTCCTCTCATCTTTCACGGAGTCCGG GGCACAGAGATGAGGGAGGGCAGCAACCCATCCTGGTTTAACCCTGGAGAAGCAGTGCAGGCCATGTTTTACTGCTGCCAGCTGGCAAAAAAACTCTACAAGCCCATACCAGTTACAGACATTGGCATCATTGCACCTTACAAAAAACAG GTGGAAAAAATTCGACTGCTGTTGCACAGGGTTGGGCTTGCTGATATTAAGGTTGGCTCAGTTGAGGAATTCCAGGGACAGGAGTTCTTGGTCATTATCCTCTCTACG GTTCGTTCCAATGAAGAGCTACCAAGCAATGATCTGCAGAATGCCCTGGGATTTCTGTCCAACCCCAAGCGCTTCAATGTGGCCATCACACGCCCAAAAGCTCTTCTCATCATCATTGGCAACCCACACGTGCTAATcaag gacccatgttttcatgcaCTGCTGCAGTATGCATATGAGAATGGTGCTTTCCTTGGCTGTGACCCTCCTGTCTCCCTCCAAGCTGATGAGAG ggCTGCTTCAAAAGATAGGGAATAG
- the mov10l1 gene encoding RNA helicase Mov10l1 isoform X3 produces MLCAAKFLLSKLISPLWREVQEEEDGLYYSTVVLGGVPLRVGDAVNALAVRDGAHGGWRALRVERQLDTWDGDGASLEADANKLRCLIGTVTSYDNDGGHINQTTYFPRSALCEGFEPMKGDWVKAEYSISTEWTSQVRTVAPLRYQRIDQVSSNACVSTVFGSGGVVGDGVFFSLDSLLLPAGYKPTRGDVVSVVVVESNQSLYCWRALCMSPINKLSVNGSVMVLPEAEIQKLQENKAGLVVSEETQFGSLLLGESKELPIFLHNTGSETHELKCCEFAGWDSEEQFSFGPKPHYANANILSKPNLQQAMPANPHMSFIRAPGSGLITRRGCYLLRNPSFVHVEKNGERHKNSVELDVDDKVADDGEKNAEEATNLRAIERNLKILPGEQVSITVGCQAKNLGRCAELLLMHFSSFTIGRRLEVDVSSVEEKLLKPSAPYCPAAMLSQPPPAQTPGHVVTVMPPAPPVRLVRRHLPNFLGNYPVPQALRDCVEASSDVLVVQPALGEPLCPSSMLPRFSALLWLEELQAERELREFNITGAILKKGAGYLHLEVPGLSEGRPSLFTGDKLVLKKPCNGGFSLEYIAYVIEISEEDLSLRVNTDLLNSYLGEPLDVEFTYNRLTMKRCHSALEQAKHFGENVLFPRYLQLQSPLWTGAWEPETSPKQDGDKTTQEDEKDGEKPSESSRKPSSLTMDMVSVATQTKTDLCTKPKPIPDPGRFFNCNLNPAQKEAVKRILRGECRPTPYVLFGPPGTGKTITLIEAILQVYYRLPGSRILVCTPSNSAADLICILLHESGYLQGASLARVNATCRMEEFIPEVLKPYSHAGEDVRNASFHRIVVSTLSSAGMFYQIGLRVGHFTHVFLDEAGQATEPESLIPLGLVFEKTGQIVLAGDPKQLGPVVKSKLAEAFGLGVSLLERLMATQLYSCTEKGYNPLLVTKLVYNYRSHEVLLELPSRLFYGGELCVRSQRAVVDSLCHWSRLPTKGFPLIFHGVRGTEMREGSNPSWFNPGEAVQAMFYCCQLAKKLYKPIPVTDIGIIAPYKKQVEKIRLLLHRVGLADIKVGSVEEFQGQEFLVIILSTVRSNEELPSNDLQNALGFLSNPKRFNVAITRPKALLIIIGNPHVLIKDPCFHALLQYAYENGAFLGCDPPVSLQADERAASKDRE; encoded by the exons ATGCTGTGTGCTGCAAAGTTCCTCCTCTCCAAACTGATCTCTCCACTCTGGAGGGAAGTGCAGGAAGAAGAGGATGGTTTGTATTACAGCACAG TTGTGCTGGGAGGAGTTCCCTTGCGCGTGGGTGATGCTGTTAACGCTCTGGCTGTTCGAGACGGAGCCCATGGGGGGTGGAGGGCATTAAGG GTGGAGCGACAGCTGGATACATGGGACGGAGATGGCGCCTCACTTGAAGCAGATGCTAATAAGCTCCGGTGTCTGATTGGAACAGTAACATCATATGATAATGATGGTGGCCATATAAATCAGACAACATATTTTCCCAGATCTGCTCTGTGTGAAG GTTTTGAGCCTATGAAAGGAGACTGGGTAAAGGCAGAGTACTCCATTAGCACTGAGTGGACCAGCCAGGTTCGAACTGTTGCCCCACTAAGATACCAGCGCATAGACCAAGTCAGTTcaaat GCGTGTGTGTCCACTGTGTTTGGCAGTGGTGGGGTTGTGGGAGACGGCGTGTTTTTTAGTTTGGATTCTCTACTGTTGCCTGCTGGGTACAAGCCCACACGAGGAGATGTAGTGAGTGTTGTGGTGGTGGAGAGCAATCAGTCGTTGTATTGCTGGAGAGCCCTTTGTATGTCCCCCATTAATAAACTCAG tgTGAATGGGTCAGTGATGGTCTTGCCAGAGGCTGAAATCCAGAAACTGCAGGAAAATAAGGCAGGACTGGTAGTCAGTGAGGAAACACAGTTTGGATCGTTGTTGCTGGGAGAGAGTAAAGAGCTGCCCATCTTTCTTCA CAATACTGGTTCAGAGACCCATGAACTGAAGTGCTGTGAATTTGCTGGCTGGGACTCTGAGGAGCAGTTTTCGTTTGGACCAAAGCCTCATTATGCCAACGCTAACATTCTATCAAAACCCAACCTTCAACAAGCCATGCCTGCTAACCCCCACATGAGCTTCATCAGAGCACCAGGCAGCGGCCTTATAACAAGGCGTGGCTGCTATTTGTTGCGCAATCCTTCCTTTGTGCATGTGGAGAAAAATGGGGAAAGACATAAAAACAGTGTTGAGTTAGATGTTGATGACAAGGTTGCAGATGATGGAGAGAAGAATGCTGAGGAGGCAACAAATCTGCGGGCAATAGAGAGAAATCTAAAAATATTACCTGGAGAGCAGGTGTCAATCACTGTAGGGTGCCAGGctaa GAACCTCGGCCGCTGTGCAGAGCTGCTGTTGATGCACTTCTCCTCGTTTACCATCGGGCGGCGCTTGGAGGTTGATGTGAGCAGCGTGGAGGAGAAGTTGTTGAAGCCCAGTGCCCCCTACTGTCCAGCAGCCATGTTATCACAACCACCACCAGCACAGACCCCTGGTCATGTGGTCACTGTCATGCCTCCCGCACCTCCAGTCAG ACTAGTGAGACGGCATCTACCTAATTTCCTGGGGAACTATCCAGTGCCACAGGCTTTGAGAGATTGTGTGGAGGCTAGCAGCGATGTGCTCGTAGTTCAGCCTGCTCTTggggag ccattgtGTCCTTCCTCTATGTTGCCTCGGTTCTCTGCCTTGCTTTGGCTGGAGGAACTGCAGGCTGAAAGAGAGCTCAGAGAGTTCAATATTACTGGTGCCATTTTAAAAAAGGGGGCAGGGTACCTCCACCTGGAGGTACCTGGATTAAGTGAAGGAAGGCCTAGTCTTTTCACAG GAGATAAACTTGTTCTGAAGAAGCCATGCAATGGAGGGTTTAGTCTGGAGTATATCGCTTATGTGATTGAG ATCAGTGAGGAAGATTTAAGTTTGCGGGTGAACACAGATTTATTGAATAGCTACCTGGGGGAGCCTCTGGATGTAGAGTTTACATACAACAG GTTGACTATGAAAAGATGCCACAGTGCTCTGGAACAGGCTAAGCACTTTGGAGAAAATG TGCTGTTTCCTAGATATTTGCAGCTGCAGAGCCCCTTGTGGACAGGTGCTTGGGAGCCTGAAACATCACCTAAACAGGATGGTGACAAAACAACCCAAGAAGATGAAAAG GATGGAGAAAAACCCAGTGAGAGCAGTAGAAAGCCATCTTCCCTTACTATGGACATGGTCTCTGTGGCAACACAGACAAAAACAG ATTTGTGCACAAAGCCTAAACCCATCCCAGACCCAGGGAGATTCTTTAACTGTAACCTAAACCCTGCTCAGAAGGAGGCAGTCAAACGCATTCTCAGGGGAGAGTGTCGCCCCACTCCATATGTCCTCTTTGGCCCTCCAGGCACAGGCAAAACCATCACACTCATCGAAGCCATACTGCAG GTGTACTACCGTTTGCCAGGGAGTCGTATTTTGGTATGCACTCCTTCTAACAGTGCTGCAGATCTCATCTGTATCCTCCTGCATGAGAGTGGCTACCTGCAGGGTGCCAGCCTGGCACGGGTCAATGCCACCTGTAGGATGGAGGAG TTTATCCCTGAGGTGTTAAAACCGTACTCTCATGCTGGAGAGGATGTACGAAATGCTTCTTTCCACCGAATTGTTGtcagcaccctgtccagtgctGGCATGTTTTACCAAATAGGCTTACG TGTTGGCCATTTTACCCACGTGTTTTTGGATGAGGCTGGTCAAGCTACTGAGCCTGAGTCTCTGATTCCTCTTGGACTTGTGTTTGAGAAGACGGGCCAG ATCGTCCTGGCTGGAGACCCAAAGCAGCTGGGTCCTGTAGTGAAGTCTAAACTAGCTGAAGCTTTTGGATTGGGAGTGTCCTTGCTTGAGAGACTGATGGCCACCCAACTGTATTCTTGCACTGAGAAGGGCTACAACCCGTTACTG GTGACTAAGCTGGTATATAACTACCGCTCCCATGAGGTGTTGCTGGAGCTACCGTCCCGGCTGTTTTACGGTGGTGAGCTGTGTGTACGCTCCCAGAGAGCTGTCGTCGACTCCCTGTGTCACTGGAGCCGCCTTCCTACCAAGGGGTTTCCTCTCATCTTTCACGGAGTCCGG GGCACAGAGATGAGGGAGGGCAGCAACCCATCCTGGTTTAACCCTGGAGAAGCAGTGCAGGCCATGTTTTACTGCTGCCAGCTGGCAAAAAAACTCTACAAGCCCATACCAGTTACAGACATTGGCATCATTGCACCTTACAAAAAACAG GTGGAAAAAATTCGACTGCTGTTGCACAGGGTTGGGCTTGCTGATATTAAGGTTGGCTCAGTTGAGGAATTCCAGGGACAGGAGTTCTTGGTCATTATCCTCTCTACG GTTCGTTCCAATGAAGAGCTACCAAGCAATGATCTGCAGAATGCCCTGGGATTTCTGTCCAACCCCAAGCGCTTCAATGTGGCCATCACACGCCCAAAAGCTCTTCTCATCATCATTGGCAACCCACACGTGCTAATcaag gacccatgttttcatgcaCTGCTGCAGTATGCATATGAGAATGGTGCTTTCCTTGGCTGTGACCCTCCTGTCTCCCTCCAAGCTGATGAGAG ggCTGCTTCAAAAGATAGGGAATAG